The following proteins come from a genomic window of Haloplasma contractile SSD-17B:
- a CDS encoding 4Fe-4S binding protein: MAKARGRIEVDIDRCKGCGICLNACPLDLLEMDPDTINVKGYQPMRIHSPEKCIGCTNCALMCPDVVITVERL, from the coding sequence ATGGCTAAAGCTAGAGGTAGGATAGAAGTAGACATTGATCGTTGTAAAGGCTGCGGTATATGCCTAAATGCATGTCCTTTAGATTTACTAGAAATGGATCCGGATACAATCAATGTTAAAGGGTATCAACCAATGAGAATTCATTCTCCAGAAAAATGTATAGGATGTACAAATTGTGCACTTATGTGTCCAGATGTTGTTATAACGGTAGAACGATTATAG
- a CDS encoding P-loop NTPase family protein produces MEKNIYVITGHYGSGKSEFSINFARKLLKTTNRKLCLADLDIVNPYFRSREVRESLIEEGIDVVSDTLNSTKGLDMPFLSPAVRGQIVSKEKDVILDCGGDDVGVRVLKQFDDEIRMHNHEVYMVINTFRSQTGTVRKIIDMKEELERESGFEITAFINNSNFLRQTTVDDLVNSDRILKEVSQLTNIPVKYTTGMKSLIEKLPDDISGQKLILDLSLRSDWL; encoded by the coding sequence ATGGAAAAGAATATATACGTGATAACCGGACACTACGGGAGTGGTAAGTCTGAGTTCTCAATAAATTTTGCACGAAAACTTTTAAAAACAACGAATCGAAAACTTTGTTTGGCAGATTTAGATATAGTAAATCCTTATTTCAGGTCAAGAGAAGTACGAGAATCTTTGATAGAAGAAGGAATTGATGTTGTATCAGATACATTAAATTCTACAAAAGGTCTAGATATGCCTTTCCTTTCGCCTGCAGTTAGAGGTCAAATTGTAAGTAAAGAAAAGGATGTAATTTTGGATTGTGGTGGAGATGATGTGGGTGTTCGTGTATTAAAACAATTTGATGATGAAATCAGAATGCATAACCATGAAGTGTATATGGTGATCAATACATTTAGGTCGCAAACCGGAACTGTTAGAAAAATCATTGATATGAAAGAAGAACTAGAGAGAGAGTCAGGCTTTGAGATTACTGCTTTCATAAACAATAGTAACTTTCTTAGACAAACTACGGTAGATGATTTGGTAAACTCCGATCGTATCTTAAAAGAAGTGAGTCAACTAACAAATATACCTGTAAAATATACAACTGGTATGAAATCATTAATTGAAAAACTACCAGATGATATAAGTGGTCAAAAACTAATATTAGACTTATCACTAAGAAGTGATTGGTTGTAA